Genomic window (Sphaeramia orbicularis chromosome 7, fSphaOr1.1, whole genome shotgun sequence):
TCTGTGGAATCGTCCTTTAACTATATCAGATGTGAACATATAATGTTAAAGTACAGTATATTTGTTGTCTCTTTGCAGAAATATCTGAAGTGCGGCTGGAACCTCAACAACCTGGCAATGATGAACCCGTCTGTGCTGACTCATGTGACAGCTGATATCTGTGGGATGACGTTGCCGTGGCTTTATGTTGGCATGTGCTTCTCCTCCTTCTGTTGGCACATTGAAGATCACTGGAGCTACTCCATTAACTACCTGCACTGGTACTGAAGTACAATCCTGCTGATATTAACGctgaggaaaaatacatttattgttGCTTATGTTTGCAACCCCTGCTTTAGATCTCACTCATTTGAActaaattattattgtatttttctttttcaagggGGGAGCCCAAAACCTGGTACGGCGCTCCCGGTTTTGCGGCAGAGCAgctggaagaggtgatgaagaaacTCGCTCCAGAACTGTTCGAGTCCCAGCCCGACCTGCTCCACCAGCTCGTCACCATCATGAACCCCAACACCCTCATGGCCCACGGAGTCCCAGTACGTCTTTATTCACTGTAGTTGCTTTCACACAAACTGCTGCTCAACTATACTTACCAGGAGCACAAGATCATCTCTCTCCTGTCTTCTGTGTATTTTAGATTTACAGAACAAACCAGTGTGCTGGAGAGTTTGTCATCACTTTTCCTAGAGCTTACCACAGCGGCTTCAACCAGGGCTTTAACTTCGCAGAGGCAGTTAACTTCTGCACTGTGGACTGGGTATGTATGCATCCTTGCTGAATTTACAACAGATCACTATTGTATGAATTACAaattactgaaataaaaacaatataagtTATGGTGTAAATTTATCTTTTTGACCAGAGACTCCATAATATAAGACAAAACATTAACTAATATAAGTAAATACACTGTGAACATGACAAAGACACATCACAAAAAATACATCAAAACCATTCATATTCGCAGTAACGTAATATGGTGACAGTTGTAACATTTGTTCAATAAAACATCCAAATAGATTTGCATGAGCTCATTCTTAAGAAAATGAGGGATTCAGCATCATTTCCTATAAAGCCCATGTGTTCTCCATTGAATCTACTTATGTTACATGGAGGATTCAGGTAAAAAGCTACAAACAGAGCCTCCTGTATTTAGTTAATGTGCGGTTACATAAACTCTTCACCATCCTAACAGATGAGTTGTTAGGTGATGCTGCTGGACACACATCAAAGTAGCTTCAGATTTCTTGTCATTATATTTTGTGTCCTTGGTCAAAAATCACTCAGGGAGGCTAGAGATGCAAGCAGTCAACAGGTCTGCCATTGATCTGTCATGATGTCTGTgtgaaagctaaaaaaaaatcagccttattCTGCTCATACCATCACTTTTTTCcaatttaatatttttgttcTGTATGAACTAAATAGGACTAAAATACCCCATGTGTTATAGCCTTGACACTGAAGAACACAGATGAGGTTGGTGTCTTGTGTTTTCTGTCATAAATTCCACATGAGCATGGAGTACATTGAACTGTcctttatgtgtttttgtacCAGATGCCTCTCGGCAGGCAGTGCGTCGACCACTATCGTTTGCTGCATCGGTACAATGTGTTCTCCCACGATGAGATGGTGTGCAACATGGCCTCAAAAGCAAAAACACTCGATGTGGTCCTGGCATCAGCGGTCCACAAGGACATGGTCATCATGAtcaaagaggagaaggagatgaGAGAGAAAGTCAGAAAAATGGTAGGATAATAGACATTTTCTGTGTTTATTCTGTGCATTGACTTTCCTGGTGAATTCAGTTTCAGTGTAGATTCGCTGCCTTTGTCCCCCATTGAGTCATTGTCTAAATATAGAAGGGATGTACTCACCTTGACACTGTCTAAAACATAATACCATGTCGCTTTAACTGCAGGAGCTTTGTGTGGAGCTTCTAATTCAAGGTTTAAGGCTTTCTTCACTGTTCAAAGCAACCATGTCACTCAAGCAAATATGTTTTCTGTGACATGCTTTACTTGGATTTGCTTTTAACACCGTTGTTGTTGTCTCACACCTTCAGGGAGTGTTACAGTGCAAGGAGGCACAATACGATCATCTCCAGGATGATGAGCGGCAGTGTACAAAGTGTAGGACCACCTGCTACCTGTCCGCTGTCACATGTCCCTGCAGCCCTGGAACTCTGGTCTGTCTGCACCACATTGCCAACCTCTGCAACTGCCATGTCAGCAACTACACACTGAAGTACGTCTGTCTGTAGCCCTTTCACAGGCTGATATCAatgtttttaaatgaataaaaatgtagtTTGCTACTAAAAGGTCTCCTTGAATAGATTTGTGTATCCTATGTCCTCTATAAATTCAGTGTCCTGTTTCCTCCTGCAGTTACAGATACACACTGGACGACCTGTTTCCCATGATGAATGCTGTGAAGCAGCGAGCTGAGCTGTATGATGAATGGGCTTCCCTCGTGACAGAGACTCTGGAGGCTAAACTGGAAAAGAAGAAAGGTAAGCAGTgggaacaaacaagaaaacaactGCATAAAGCAAATACCTCAGCCCTCCACATATCAGCCAGATATTATATTAAAACAAGTAGAAGCAGACAGTATTGGTTGCACAGCAGTcagctgtttttttccctctgagTGTGACTTGTGCCAGACTTCATTCTCTCAGCCTGTCATTAACCAGGTGTTCTTTTTTCAGGCCTGCCAGTGTTTCGCAACCTTCTCACTGAATCAGAATCCAAGATGTTCCCCGACAACGATCTGCTGCGTCGACTACGTCTGGTCACGCAGGATGCGGAGAAGTGTTCCACGGTGGCACAGCAGCTGTTGAATGGAAAGAGGCAGACCAGGTAAGAAGCAAACACCGTCAGACTGGGTTAGAGACTAGACATCTTCACATCTTGTTAAGTATTTCCCAGCGGCATCAGTACTTAATGGGGTTCATATTTTTGATTCATTGGATGCTGTTCCCCAGGTATCGCTGTGGAAGTGGGAAATCACGAAGCCAGCTGACTGTGGAGGAGCTGCGTTCATTTGTGCGGCAGCTGTATAATCTCTCCTGCAGTCTCCCTCAAGCTCCCATGTTGAAGGTAGACATTAAAATTTAGTGAAAATCTGTCTGCCACATTGCTGTCAGTGTGATCTTGAGCAGTGATTGTAAATTGGCGCCATGTGGGACACATCCACCCCATTAAACTCTCCCATCCGTTCtgcagaataataatgaatacagaaAATgcaggaggaaaaatgtgtttggGTACTGTATTGAGGATTTATAGCATTTTTTATTCCTATACTGAAGCATGGTAATGGTTTGCTGAGACTCCAAAAGTTTGTTTTATCACAGATTCTAAAGATGTGATCAATCCCTACATCATCTGATTATTTGTGCATAGTGTAAATAACCTAATGCAGGATTCAGGCCTACCGTGATCACAGCAGCAAAACAAATATTAATAGTAAAATATTAAGTAGACTGGTACAGACCAGTTAAAATAACATGAATTTTGTGACAAAGTGGTAAGTTAAACAATAACGGGGtaattaaaccaaactaaaaacccAGTTTTGTATAATGTGGTTGTCTGGCCTCATAGTATCTGTATGGAAAAAAATTTGGCCCTAGACAAATACAGTTGGGTCCTGAGTGTCATGTAAACCATGTACTATATATAAAATCACTAATTTCATACCTGTACACCTGTTTGTTGTCTGTCTTTAGGAACTCTTGAATCGGATTGAAGACTTTCAGCAGCATAGTGAGAAGGTCCTGGCAGATGAACTTCCTAGTGTCGCTGAGATCCAGAGCCTGTTAGATGTGAGCTTTGACTTCGACGTGGAGCTCCCTGAGCTGCCACGCCTCAGAGTGAGGCTGGAACAGGCCCGTTGGCTGGAGGCAGTGCAGCAGGCCAGCAGCCAGCCCGCCACCCTGACTCTGGAGACCATGAGGAGACTCATCGACCAGGGAGTAGGTCTGACCCCACATCCGTCTGTAGAGAAAGCCATGGCTCGGCTTCAGGAGCTGCTCACTATGTCTGAGCACTGGGAGGACAAGGCAAGCAGCCTCCTTAAAGCCAGGTGAGGCAGCGCTGACTGATCCATGATGACATTCACATCAAAACCTCACAGGAACTAGCGAAAGTTCATTATACTTTGTTAATCGTAGCTTTAATCCAAAAACCTGTGCAAATTATTTAAAACTATAAGAtctctctttttattcctaaGCGTGTGATTTTGTCACAGTTTAAAATCTGTTCAGGTGTTTGCACTGATTGTAACTGAATAATGTAATATTACATCAGTGCTCctgattttgctttattttaattACAGCTAGTGCAAAATGCTGCTGCTAGAATATTCAACAAGATCAACAAAAAGTGAGCATCATATTTAGTTCTGCCGTTGTCCCATTGGTTCTCAGTgctgttcagtattaactgtcacaAATGCTTCTGAAAGGCTTTTAATGGCATGGCTGTCAGGAATGTGCATCTGTTCTGCCCATTAGAAGAATAACTCATTCTAAGTCAGGATGCATTTACCAAAAGAGCTTTAGCTTTGAAATTCTGGGTTTCACAGtatttaaatctttatttttcgCATTTTTTGCCCTGGATGTTTGACATTTACCTAAGAGTTATATTTCACAAAGACAGTGTGTCatcattttagtttttaaaatACAGATAAGGCAGCAACAAAAGACAGGTTTAAAATAATGGACATTTTCAAACTTGTTTTCTGTAAAGATGCCTATTAACAAAATAAGAGGTTTTTAGAATTAATGTCAAGCCATTACCTGCTTATAtcacttgtgttttttgtgtccatCAGACCTCCACACTCCATAGAGACTCTAAGTACAGCTGCTGAGAAGACATCTGGCATCCCTGCTCACCTCCCAAACTGTCTCCTCCTGAAAGACACGATCAGAAAAGCCAGAGAGTGGCTTCAGGAAGCAGAAGAGCTCCAGGTAACAACTCCATCCACATTTCACTCTAAGGAGTTATTTAGTATGACAGTGATTTTAAACAATGAAATAATGTGCCATTTCCAGACTAGTGCTTGCATCCCGATAGCGGATCACCTGTCAGACATGGTGCTCAGAGGACAAGCCATTCAAGTCCACCTGGAGCCCTTAGACAGGCTGGAGACTTTAGTGGTAGAAGTGCAGGAATGGAAAGAATCGGCAGCTACAGTATTCCATCAGAAAGACTCATCCCTTTCTTTACTGGAGGTAAAATGCACAAAGTTCCATTCAAATTGCTTACTCCTTTAAGATTGTTAAAGAACTCATAATCATTGTTGTTCTCTTCACAACAGATACTTTGTCCAAGATGTGAAATTGGAAATATAGGATCTCCAAAGAGGAAGGCCAAAAAAGCGAAAGAATCAcccaaaactaacaaaaagaaaACGAGACTCAACAATCTTGGTGATGTGGAGAAAGCGCTTTCAGAGACCACTGATTCTACCTCTGCAGTAAGTGTTGACTGTGTAGATGAATATTAAATGGACTGCAGTAGTAAATGGGATTAATAAACTGTCATTCATCCTATTTCTGTAAAATGTCAAGGAAATTTTAAACAAACTTTTGGAAAGTTACAAAGAAGATCATGCTAATTAATTACTCTTGTGTAAACTGGTTTGGTGCAACTAAACAAAGCTGGGTCGTGTTGTCAGAAGGTGGTGCTATGGGCTACAATACACATAACTATAACAAACAGAGTAGAAGCAGAGCATTGTTTATTCAGGAAGAGTCCCTTGAATCACTTGAGTTAAATGTTAGAGGTTATTGAAAAGAGTATTTTTATTTCCCATTATGTAAATTAACTCTTCTTAATACCAGGAAAAATACACCTCAAGGGAACAACTTttgtttccataaacatttttgtgttttaacaaACTTTAAAAGGGCTTAAAATAAGTTTACAGAAGCACTCCTAGTGCCAGTGTTGTGACCcagtgtgtttattttttagaTGGCGACTCTGGAGGAGCTACGGGTAAGGGAGATGGAGGCTTTCTCCAACCTCAGGGCAGCAAACGAGTCAAAGCTCCTCCCCACTGCAGACTGCATGGACCTGAAGGTGTGCGTTTGCCAGAAGGCTCCTATGGGTGCAATGCTGCAGTGTGAACTCTGCCGGGACGCCTTCCACAGTGTGTGCGTCAGAGACCCTTCGGACCCCTGCGAAGCTCAGCCGTGGCTCTGTCCGCAGTGCCAGCGATCAGACAAACCTCCCCTGAACAAAGTCCTCCCCTTGCTGGCGTCTCTGCAGAGCATCGGCGTGCGCCTGCCAGAGGGTGAAGCACTGCACTATCTAGTGGAGAGGACGGTTGACTGGCAGCAGCGTGCTGAGCAGATTTCACAGTCATGTAAGGTACCGGAACTGGAAGACAGACCAGGAACTCCTCCCACACTGACCCGCTGGGCAACAGGCAGCCATGAGTCCCTCAACAACACTCAGGTTACTTCTCCACTCCCTCTGCATGTTTCCTGCAGGTCACTGAAAAAGTGGTTTGTGAATGTTtggtgattttttaaaattttattgtgtttttacaggCTCCATGTTTGACTCCAGAATGGAATAGGACCAGCCATGCTCAGACGGTGTTCTACACTGAGCAGAGATGCATACCTCTGCAGGGTCAGTATCATCCTTTTAATGTGTATTAGAGCTCAGGTAGCCTCTGAAGCCCAGTTCAACCTGGTGCTGAGGGCAGCTGCGGTTCTGTCTCTGTTTACATGGTAATGCTACATGATGCTTATGGCAATATTCACATCCTATACATAAACATAACCAGAAGAATGTAAGCTAAAACCACTTGTctgacaacagaacacaatccaaacaacaagcactcaAATGGGCAAATATCAAAAAGAAGCAGAAACAGTATGAGACCAGCTTtggtcatgaataatttcatcaaACAACAGACCAATGCCATAAACTTTGTACCACTAAGGTAACAcgaagcagatccaacagtacaagtattatttctctaccgctaaaactcactgaatgagtcgaagaagagcaaaaacaaaggatgtattattcaattcaattttatttgtatcgcccaatatcacaacaaggttatctcaaagggctttacagagtcagttggatgtaaattATGAAACAATGATTATGAATTTACTTTTACTGTTTTCTGATTATAACTTGGTTTTCTATTAATGAAACCAGCTATTAGCTGCTCCATTGTTCATCCATTGTGGTGCTACATTGAAATTATTCCACTCAGAAACCAATGGCCCAGGGTTTAAAATTCTTGGTTAAGAtaacattgtgcatgttattttatgttCTCTGTGTCTGTATTTCTCAGGTTTGAGCCAAGAAATGGAGGAGCTCATGGTGGAGGGGCTTCTGCTGCAGGTTTCAGTGCCAGAAGTGCAGAGTCTCTACCATGTTTTACTCGACCGAGCCACCAAccagcacacaaacacatgcatgtcGCCACCACAGGACGATTCAGCAGACTGTGACAAACACATGCAGTTCACTTCTCAGGAAAAACATCTGCCATCAAACCAGGTACAAATGTTTTCTCGTAAATGATGGATTAAGACCAGGGTTACATGATAAAAGCGAGCAGTGACAAACATGACTGCTGCTAAATAAAACCTACACTAAACAACAAGGACTAAAACTAAATAGAATGAAGGGACAATCCACATTACTTTCATTTTCTCCCACTTTTAATAGtgtacaagaataaaatgcaaaatatgagaCTTTTTTGAGAGTTTGATCTAggccagctctaaatgtaaagtgtcattagaACTTCTGTTATggtttggcgctatataaataaaatttgattgcttGATTGATTGGCTTTGCATAAACAGTGTTTTTGTAAGGTATATTTAACTTGACACATTCTTTTATTCTACCTTTTTCATGTTCTACAAATCAAGGTTTTCCTCATAATGGtgaaaaaactaaatgaaaatataACTAAAATTAGTGAAGTCCTCGAAATAAAACTCAAACttctacacaaaatatttaccaaaactaaaaaaataaactgaaagatGAAATTGTCAGTAAATTTCTTTCAATtttgaatttttgtctttttttttttttcaggattgTGTCAACAGCTCAGAGAAGAAAGCAAAGCGACTTCTGGAGAGGGAAAATTTGGAGACAGAGTGCAGGGGGAACGACAAAAAGCACTCGTacaaaagacaaaagatgaataaaaagccCCTGCAGCGCAGGCCGGCCTCGACCTCCTCCTCTCCTCGCTCTGATTTCTCACAGTCTGATAACTCAGATGAGGAAATGGCCGTGTGTCCAG
Coding sequences:
- the LOC115422175 gene encoding lysine-specific demethylase 5B-B-like isoform X1; its protein translation is MSQPRPDEFKPPPECPVFEPSWEEFGDPFAFINKIRPIAEKTGICKVRPPPGWQPPFACDVDKLHFVPRIQRLNELEAQTRVKLNFLDQIAKFWDLQGCSLKIPHVERKILDLYKLNKLVADEGGFDIVCQDRRWTKIALQMGFAPGKAVGSHLRAHYEKILYPYNLFQSGANLLAPEPASKLMRLEADPELEKCVQKPAQPVLSPGENPDTKEHKLQDQGLRQPVQMPETCPSARRAKRMKAEAVFVKTEPGEVGDNKPNLRRRMGSFVAKPEPEKEIPIPVKQEPVETKEPVKDVSHKSRYKKILPPLLPSPVDLVVCLVCGSGGDEDRLLLCDGCDDSYHTFCLIPPLHDVPRGDWRCPKCLAQECNKPHEAFGFEQAYRDYSLRAFGQMADAFKSDYFNMPVHMVPTELVEKEFWRLVGAIEEDVTVEYGADIASKEFGSGFPIPNGKFKVSPADEKYLKCGWNLNNLAMMNPSVLTHVTADICGMTLPWLYVGMCFSSFCWHIEDHWSYSINYLHWGEPKTWYGAPGFAAEQLEEVMKKLAPELFESQPDLLHQLVTIMNPNTLMAHGVPIYRTNQCAGEFVITFPRAYHSGFNQGFNFAEAVNFCTVDWMPLGRQCVDHYRLLHRYNVFSHDEMVCNMASKAKTLDVVLASAVHKDMVIMIKEEKEMREKVRKMGVLQCKEAQYDHLQDDERQCTKCRTTCYLSAVTCPCSPGTLVCLHHIANLCNCHVSNYTLNYRYTLDDLFPMMNAVKQRAELYDEWASLVTETLEAKLEKKKGLPVFRNLLTESESKMFPDNDLLRRLRLVTQDAEKCSTVAQQLLNGKRQTRYRCGSGKSRSQLTVEELRSFVRQLYNLSCSLPQAPMLKELLNRIEDFQQHSEKVLADELPSVAEIQSLLDVSFDFDVELPELPRLRVRLEQARWLEAVQQASSQPATLTLETMRRLIDQGVGLTPHPSVEKAMARLQELLTMSEHWEDKASSLLKARPPHSIETLSTAAEKTSGIPAHLPNCLLLKDTIRKAREWLQEAEELQTSACIPIADHLSDMVLRGQAIQVHLEPLDRLETLVVEVQEWKESAATVFHQKDSSLSLLEILCPRCEIGNIGSPKRKAKKAKESPKTNKKKTRLNNLGDVEKALSETTDSTSAMATLEELRVREMEAFSNLRAANESKLLPTADCMDLKVCVCQKAPMGAMLQCELCRDAFHSVCVRDPSDPCEAQPWLCPQCQRSDKPPLNKVLPLLASLQSIGVRLPEGEALHYLVERTVDWQQRAEQISQSCKVPELEDRPGTPPTLTRWATGSHESLNNTQAPCLTPEWNRTSHAQTVFYTEQRCIPLQGLSQEMEELMVEGLLLQVSVPEVQSLYHVLLDRATNQHTNTCMSPPQDDSADCDKHMQFTSQEKHLPSNQDCVNSSEKKAKRLLERENLETECRGNDKKHSYKRQKMNKKPLQRRPASTSSSPRSDFSQSDNSDEEMAVCPAERCQMPEGDEVDWVQCDGSCNQWFHQVCVGVTAEMAEKEDYICVRCTLSDGRVRK
- the LOC115422175 gene encoding lysine-specific demethylase 5B-B-like isoform X2, with amino-acid sequence MSQPRPDEFKPPPECPVFEPSWEEFGDPFAFINKIRPIAEKTGICKVRPPPGWQPPFACDVDKLHFVPRIQRLNELEAQTRVKLNFLDQIAKFWDLQGCSLKIPHVERKILDLYKLNKLVADEGGFDIVCQDRRWTKIALQMGFAPGKAVGSHLRAHYEKILYPYNLFQSGANLLCVQKPAQPVLSPGENPDTKEHKLQDQGLRQPVQMPETCPSARRAKRMKAEAVFVKTEPGEVGDNKPNLRRRMGSFVAKPEPEKEIPIPVKQEPVETKEPVKDVSHKSRYKKILPPLLPSPVDLVVCLVCGSGGDEDRLLLCDGCDDSYHTFCLIPPLHDVPRGDWRCPKCLAQECNKPHEAFGFEQAYRDYSLRAFGQMADAFKSDYFNMPVHMVPTELVEKEFWRLVGAIEEDVTVEYGADIASKEFGSGFPIPNGKFKVSPADEKYLKCGWNLNNLAMMNPSVLTHVTADICGMTLPWLYVGMCFSSFCWHIEDHWSYSINYLHWGEPKTWYGAPGFAAEQLEEVMKKLAPELFESQPDLLHQLVTIMNPNTLMAHGVPIYRTNQCAGEFVITFPRAYHSGFNQGFNFAEAVNFCTVDWMPLGRQCVDHYRLLHRYNVFSHDEMVCNMASKAKTLDVVLASAVHKDMVIMIKEEKEMREKVRKMGVLQCKEAQYDHLQDDERQCTKCRTTCYLSAVTCPCSPGTLVCLHHIANLCNCHVSNYTLNYRYTLDDLFPMMNAVKQRAELYDEWASLVTETLEAKLEKKKGLPVFRNLLTESESKMFPDNDLLRRLRLVTQDAEKCSTVAQQLLNGKRQTRYRCGSGKSRSQLTVEELRSFVRQLYNLSCSLPQAPMLKELLNRIEDFQQHSEKVLADELPSVAEIQSLLDVSFDFDVELPELPRLRVRLEQARWLEAVQQASSQPATLTLETMRRLIDQGVGLTPHPSVEKAMARLQELLTMSEHWEDKASSLLKARPPHSIETLSTAAEKTSGIPAHLPNCLLLKDTIRKAREWLQEAEELQTSACIPIADHLSDMVLRGQAIQVHLEPLDRLETLVVEVQEWKESAATVFHQKDSSLSLLEILCPRCEIGNIGSPKRKAKKAKESPKTNKKKTRLNNLGDVEKALSETTDSTSAMATLEELRVREMEAFSNLRAANESKLLPTADCMDLKVCVCQKAPMGAMLQCELCRDAFHSVCVRDPSDPCEAQPWLCPQCQRSDKPPLNKVLPLLASLQSIGVRLPEGEALHYLVERTVDWQQRAEQISQSCKVPELEDRPGTPPTLTRWATGSHESLNNTQAPCLTPEWNRTSHAQTVFYTEQRCIPLQGLSQEMEELMVEGLLLQVSVPEVQSLYHVLLDRATNQHTNTCMSPPQDDSADCDKHMQFTSQEKHLPSNQDCVNSSEKKAKRLLERENLETECRGNDKKHSYKRQKMNKKPLQRRPASTSSSPRSDFSQSDNSDEEMAVCPAERCQMPEGDEVDWVQCDGSCNQWFHQVCVGVTAEMAEKEDYICVRCTLSDGRVRK